One window from the genome of Amaranthus tricolor cultivar Red isolate AtriRed21 chromosome 9, ASM2621246v1, whole genome shotgun sequence encodes:
- the LOC130823819 gene encoding RING-H2 finger protein ATL74-like, whose amino-acid sequence MVSSTYVFSNKFPRRILSQYSSPLYHHPTPSPPPLDYQLYSATKNETTFDSNVVMILSVLLCLLVFSICINCLIRCMFKCLIWITTQQEANHVLNNNNNKVVMSGVDKRALNTFPKVKYSKKVKIQGLSNECVICLCEFKEGERVRILPKCNHGFHVKCIDVWLRSHSSCPTCRHSLLDTCQKIIGFNDDHDHQASPSSSSSSSSSSSPSSSSSRELIGISIEPLEREDFVRN is encoded by the coding sequence atggtgtcTTCAACTTATGTTTTCTCCAATAAATTCCCAAGAAGAATTTTGTCACAATATTCATCACCATTGTATCATCATCCaacaccatcaccaccaccattagACTACCAACTATACAGCGCAACGAAAAACGAAACAACCTTTGATTCTAATGTTGTAATGATCCTTTCAGTCTTACTATGCTTATTAGTTTTCTCCATATgtattaattgcttaattaggTGTATGTTTAAGTGCTTAATTTGGATTACTACACAGCAAGAAGCTAATCATGTtcttaataacaataataacaaggtTGTTATGAGTGGTGTTGATAAAAGGGCATTGAATACATTTCCTAAGGTGAAATACTCCAAGAAGGTGAAGATACAAGGGTTAAGTAATGAATGTGTTATTTGTTTATGTGAGTTTAAGGAAGGAGAAAGAGTAAGGATCCTACCAAAGTGTAACCATGGTTTTCATGTTAAGTGTATTGATGTGTGGCTTAGGTCTCATTCTTCATGCCCTACTTGTAGACACTCTTTGCTTGACACTTGTCAAAAAATCATTGGATTTaatgatgatcatgatcatcaagcttcaccatcatcatcatcatcatcgtcatcatcatcatcaccatcatcatcatcttcaagagAGTTGATTGGTATTAGTATTGAGCCACTTGAAAGGGAAGATTTTGTTAGAAATTAG